One genomic window of Acidovorax radicis includes the following:
- a CDS encoding pseudouridine synthase, whose translation MPPLHILWRDAHLVAVYKPAGWLVHRTGLDAGETRFVMQTLRDQLGQHVYPVHRLDKGTCGVLVMALHSDAARALSQAFEHGATHKRYLAMVRGWAPEATEVDHALKPDDTPADAAVQDAHTRFRRLAQLTLPEASDARFATTRASLVEAIPTTGRRHQIRRHLKHLAHPILGDATHGKGPLNRWWAERLGQQRLWLHAWQLTVPHPVSGAVMTFDSGLRWPGPADWGGGQEAADDPADASTAHPSADWQRLFAQLPWEETPASAP comes from the coding sequence ATGCCCCCACTACACATTCTCTGGCGCGACGCGCATCTGGTGGCCGTCTACAAGCCCGCGGGCTGGCTGGTGCACCGCACGGGGCTGGATGCGGGTGAGACCCGTTTTGTGATGCAGACCCTGCGCGACCAGCTGGGGCAGCATGTGTATCCCGTGCACCGGCTCGACAAGGGCACTTGCGGCGTGCTGGTGATGGCGCTGCACAGCGATGCGGCCCGCGCGCTGTCGCAAGCGTTTGAGCACGGCGCCACGCACAAGCGCTACCTGGCCATGGTGCGCGGCTGGGCGCCCGAGGCCACCGAGGTGGACCATGCGCTCAAACCCGACGACACCCCTGCCGATGCGGCTGTGCAAGACGCCCACACGCGCTTTCGGCGCCTGGCGCAGCTCACGCTGCCCGAGGCCAGCGATGCGCGTTTTGCCACCACCCGCGCCTCGCTGGTCGAGGCCATCCCCACCACGGGGCGGCGGCACCAGATTCGCCGCCACCTCAAGCACCTGGCGCACCCCATCCTTGGCGACGCCACGCATGGCAAAGGCCCCCTCAACCGCTGGTGGGCCGAGCGGCTGGGGCAACAAAGGCTGTGGCTGCATGCCTGGCAACTCACAGTGCCCCACCCGGTGTCGGGGGCCGTGATGACTTTTGACAGCGGGCTGCGCTGGCCCGGGCCTGCGGACTGGGGCGGCGGGCAGGAAGCCGCCGACGACCCCGCCGATGCATCCACCGCGCACCCCAGCGCTGACTGGCAACGCCTGTTTGCACAGCTGCCCTGGGAAGAGACACCCGCCTCGGCCCCGTAA
- a CDS encoding DMT family transporter yields MAMVVAVGCFSLMDALLKTLAGSYPAMQVAALRGCAALPLVALYVLWRGEVRRLLKVRWPLHLLRGVINVSMLSLFAYALKELDLAEAYTLFFIAPLLITALSTVVLGEKVRATHWVAIALGMVGVLVALRPSQDAFFTLGALAVLGAACGYAVSAITGRVLSRTDSSASLVFWTTTFLALGATTLAWPHWVNVAQAHWPLVAGLAVTGFLGQVAITEAFRHGQASVVAPFEYTALAWGMGLDWLLWQAVPGVWTLLGGAIIVGSGLYLVRQERAQAVLPP; encoded by the coding sequence ATGGCCATGGTCGTGGCGGTGGGGTGTTTTTCGCTGATGGACGCGCTGCTCAAGACCTTGGCAGGCAGCTACCCCGCCATGCAGGTGGCGGCGCTGCGGGGCTGCGCAGCGTTGCCGCTGGTGGCCTTGTATGTGCTGTGGCGCGGGGAAGTGCGCCGCTTGCTCAAGGTGCGCTGGCCGCTGCATTTGCTGCGCGGCGTGATCAATGTGAGCATGTTGTCCTTGTTTGCCTACGCGCTCAAGGAACTGGACCTGGCCGAGGCCTACACGCTGTTTTTCATTGCGCCGCTGCTGATCACGGCGCTGTCCACGGTGGTGCTGGGCGAAAAGGTGCGCGCCACCCATTGGGTGGCCATTGCGCTGGGCATGGTGGGGGTGCTGGTGGCGCTGCGGCCCAGCCAGGATGCGTTCTTTACCCTGGGTGCGCTGGCCGTGCTGGGGGCGGCCTGTGGCTATGCCGTGTCGGCCATCACGGGCCGCGTGCTTTCACGCACCGATTCCAGCGCCAGCCTGGTGTTCTGGACGACCACGTTCCTGGCACTGGGCGCCACCACCCTGGCCTGGCCCCACTGGGTGAACGTGGCGCAGGCGCACTGGCCGCTGGTGGCGGGCCTGGCAGTTACGGGTTTTTTGGGGCAGGTGGCCATCACCGAGGCCTTTCGCCACGGGCAGGCGTCAGTGGTGGCGCCGTTTGAATACACCGCCCTGGCCTGGGGCATGGGCCTCGACTGGCTGCTGTGGCAGGCCGTGCCAGGTGTCTGGACCCTGCTCGGCGGCGCGATCATCGTGGGCAGCGGCCTGTATCTGGTGCGACAGGAACGCGCCCAGGCGGTGCTGCCACCCTGA
- a CDS encoding DUF924 family protein produces MQSQAILDFWFQELTPAQHFAQDGALDAQIAGRFGATLDAARQGELWAWRSSPQGRLAEILVLDQFSRNIHRGTALAFANDAQALVLAQELVAGGHDGALAPAQRAFAYMPYMHSESATIHAQAMVLFDQPGLENNLQFEARHRDIIVRFGRYPHRNAALGRTSTPEEVAFLQQAGSSF; encoded by the coding sequence ATGCAAAGCCAAGCCATTCTGGATTTCTGGTTCCAGGAACTCACACCCGCCCAGCACTTTGCGCAAGACGGCGCCCTCGACGCCCAGATCGCGGGGCGTTTTGGCGCCACCCTGGACGCAGCGCGCCAAGGCGAGCTTTGGGCCTGGCGCTCGAGCCCCCAAGGGCGCCTCGCAGAAATCCTGGTGCTCGACCAGTTCTCGCGCAACATCCACCGGGGCACGGCCCTGGCTTTTGCCAACGACGCGCAAGCGCTGGTGCTGGCACAAGAGCTGGTGGCGGGTGGACACGATGGCGCGTTGGCGCCTGCCCAGCGCGCCTTTGCCTACATGCCCTACATGCACAGCGAGTCAGCCACCATCCATGCGCAAGCCATGGTGTTGTTTGACCAGCCAGGGCTTGAAAACAACCTGCAGTTTGAGGCGCGCCACCGCGACATCATTGTCCGGTTTGGGCGATATCCGCACCGCAACGCGGCGCTGGGGCGCACCTCCACGCCTGAAGAGGTTGCGTTTTTGCAGCAGGC
- a CDS encoding DHH family phosphoesterase has translation MTKKTILPLQLLVAPDHNDPAPLILYHGRNCPDGFGAALAAWLYYGDRAEYLGLDHGDIQSVDDLPPVQGRAVYILDFSFSAEVMSALDERAAKLVMLDHHKSAAEKLTGFACRCGVVHFDMNKSGARLAWEFFHPNEPVPALLQYVEDRDIWKWEFAESAGFLSALDMEPQDFARWREIAGFATEQLTQFMARGAAMDEKYRKLAADIAEGAQPLVFNGIEGLMVNAPGMFHSLVGDLLSAKTGTFALMWSASAKGVKAGLRAQRNFDCIALAESMGGGGHAQACGFKMAVDRLPELLTGTFNATAPQSH, from the coding sequence ATGACGAAGAAAACCATCCTCCCCCTGCAACTGCTGGTTGCCCCCGATCACAACGACCCCGCCCCGCTGATTCTTTACCACGGGCGCAACTGCCCCGATGGTTTTGGTGCCGCGCTGGCGGCGTGGCTTTACTACGGCGACCGTGCCGAATATCTGGGGCTCGATCACGGCGATATCCAGTCTGTCGACGACCTGCCACCGGTGCAGGGCCGTGCGGTCTACATCCTCGATTTTTCTTTTTCTGCCGAGGTGATGAGTGCCCTGGACGAGCGCGCGGCCAAGCTGGTCATGCTGGACCACCACAAAAGCGCGGCCGAAAAGCTCACCGGTTTTGCCTGCCGCTGTGGCGTGGTGCACTTTGATATGAACAAGTCGGGCGCGCGCCTGGCTTGGGAGTTTTTTCACCCCAACGAGCCCGTGCCTGCATTGCTGCAATATGTGGAAGACCGCGACATCTGGAAGTGGGAGTTTGCCGAGAGCGCAGGTTTTCTGTCGGCCCTCGACATGGAGCCGCAGGACTTTGCACGCTGGCGCGAGATTGCGGGCTTCGCCACCGAGCAACTTACCCAGTTCATGGCGCGTGGCGCGGCCATGGACGAAAAATACCGCAAGCTCGCCGCCGATATTGCCGAGGGCGCGCAGCCCCTGGTTTTCAACGGCATCGAAGGCCTGATGGTGAATGCCCCTGGCATGTTCCACAGCCTGGTGGGTGATTTGTTGTCGGCCAAAACCGGCACCTTTGCGCTGATGTGGAGTGCGAGCGCCAAGGGTGTGAAGGCGGGCTTGCGTGCGCAGCGCAATTTTGATTGCATCGCGCTGGCCGAAAGCATGGGCGGCGGCGGCCACGCTCAGGCCTGTGGTTTCAAGATGGCGGTGGATCGCTTGCCTGAGCTGCTGACGGGTACGTTCAACGCCACGGCACCGCAGTCGCACTGA
- a CDS encoding NAD(P)H-dependent flavin oxidoreductase, with translation MTAPATNRVLAHTGARYPIIQAPMGWIARSQLASAVSRAGGLGIIETSSGETANCQAEITKMSALGLPFGVNLPIRFLKDDAMLRFVCASGVKFVTTSAGSPAKFIAPLKDAGITVYHAVPTVDTALKCVDAGIDGLVVEGGEGGGFKNPEEVSTLVLLQAIRAQVDVPLVAAGGICDGRGMAAAFALGAEAVQMGTRFVSCAESPVHANYKNAIVDAGVTGTWMLNTKASPCIRALKSARTQAIHEAGLMPADSFAGIQNVYFNGDMEAAPALAGQTVGLIDSIKTAQQIVDDTVAEFFAISQRMGAMAAAHAFG, from the coding sequence ATGACCGCACCCGCCACCAACCGCGTCCTTGCCCACACCGGTGCGCGCTACCCCATCATCCAGGCGCCCATGGGCTGGATAGCGCGCTCGCAGCTGGCCTCGGCGGTGTCCCGCGCGGGCGGGCTGGGCATCATCGAAACCTCCTCTGGCGAGACCGCCAACTGCCAGGCCGAGATCACCAAGATGAGCGCGCTGGGCCTGCCGTTCGGCGTGAACCTGCCCATCCGTTTTTTGAAGGACGACGCCATGCTGCGTTTTGTCTGCGCATCGGGCGTGAAGTTTGTGACCACCTCGGCCGGCAGCCCCGCCAAGTTCATCGCACCGCTCAAGGATGCAGGTATCACCGTCTACCACGCGGTGCCCACCGTGGATACCGCGCTCAAGTGCGTGGACGCAGGCATTGACGGCCTGGTGGTCGAAGGCGGCGAAGGCGGCGGCTTCAAGAACCCCGAAGAGGTCTCCACCCTGGTGCTGCTGCAGGCGATCCGCGCCCAAGTGGACGTGCCGCTGGTGGCCGCTGGCGGTATTTGCGATGGGCGCGGCATGGCGGCCGCTTTTGCGCTGGGCGCTGAAGCCGTGCAAATGGGCACCCGCTTTGTGAGCTGCGCCGAAAGCCCCGTGCATGCCAACTACAAAAATGCCATCGTCGATGCGGGTGTCACCGGCACCTGGATGCTCAACACCAAGGCAAGCCCCTGTATCCGCGCGCTCAAGTCGGCACGTACCCAAGCCATCCATGAGGCGGGCCTGATGCCGGCCGACAGCTTTGCTGGGATACAAAACGTTTATTTCAACGGCGACATGGAAGCGGCCCCTGCACTCGCGGGCCAAACCGTGGGCCTGATCGATTCCATCAAGACCGCACAGCAAATCGTCGATGACACGGTGGCAGAGTTTTTTGCCATCAGCCAGCGCATGGGCGCCATGGCCGCTGCGCACGCGTTTGGGTAA
- a CDS encoding MgtC/SapB family protein, translated as MTDWWQPITHTIAAEFSDVSDAAQATRIVVRLGVAALLGGVLGWEREQAGKAAGVRTHMLVAMGAALFVLVAQQAGIAAADNSRVLQGIIAGVGFLGAGTILKGDAEGQVKGLTTAAGIWLTAAIGVAAGLGLEATAVLSTLLALVVLWAIPVLHDKVTRSAKPSRPAAAAAPAPHE; from the coding sequence ATGACTGACTGGTGGCAACCCATCACCCACACCATCGCCGCAGAGTTTTCGGACGTGTCTGACGCGGCGCAGGCCACGCGCATTGTGGTGCGCCTCGGGGTGGCGGCTTTGCTCGGTGGCGTGTTGGGATGGGAGCGTGAACAGGCGGGCAAGGCCGCCGGGGTGCGCACCCACATGCTGGTGGCCATGGGTGCGGCACTCTTTGTGCTGGTGGCACAACAAGCCGGCATTGCGGCTGCCGACAACAGCCGGGTGTTGCAGGGCATCATCGCGGGCGTGGGGTTTCTGGGTGCAGGCACCATTCTCAAGGGCGATGCAGAGGGCCAGGTCAAAGGCCTGACCACCGCCGCCGGCATCTGGCTCACGGCGGCCATCGGTGTGGCGGCCGGTCTGGGCCTGGAGGCCACGGCCGTGCTGAGCACCTTGCTGGCATTGGTGGTGCTGTGGGCGATACCGGTGCTGCACGACAAGGTCACCCGCAGCGCGAAGCCATCGCGCCCGGCGGCTGCTGCGGCCCCAGCGCCGCACGAATAA